A portion of the Tenacibaculum todarodis genome contains these proteins:
- a CDS encoding OsmC family protein — translation MNTNTVTTVWTEKVQFESDNPSGHKLTMFSTSDEENDNTVGFGPKALMLSSLAGCSGLDVVSLLKKMRAEAEEFKIEITAELTDEHPKFYNKVQVDYHFTGGDLQTEKIEKAVNLSVEKYCGVMEMFRQFADVKTAIHLHKK, via the coding sequence ATGAATACAAATACAGTAACTACCGTTTGGACAGAAAAAGTACAATTTGAATCTGACAATCCAAGTGGACATAAATTAACCATGTTTTCTACTTCTGATGAAGAAAATGACAACACAGTTGGTTTTGGTCCAAAAGCATTAATGTTATCTTCTCTTGCAGGTTGTTCTGGATTAGACGTTGTTTCTTTATTGAAGAAAATGCGTGCTGAAGCAGAAGAATTTAAAATTGAAATTACCGCAGAATTAACGGATGAACACCCAAAATTTTACAACAAAGTACAAGTTGATTATCATTTTACTGGAGGTGACTTACAAACTGAAAAAATAGAAAAAGCAGTTAATTTATCTGTAGAAAAATATTGTGGTGTAATGGAAATGTTTCGCCAATTTGCTGATGTAAAAACAG
- a CDS encoding carboxymuconolactone decarboxylase family protein, whose protein sequence is MALVTPLSAEHDLETKELAEFFNETLGFCPNSVLTMQRRPAISKAFINLNKAVMANEGKVTSALKRMIAWVSSNATGCRYCQAHAIRAAERYGAEQEQLDNIWEYKTHAAFSDAERAALDFSLAASMVPNAVDAKIKEELYKYWDEGEIVEMLGVISLFGYLNRWNDSMGTTLEEDAIDSGNQFLGKHGFEVGKHDGSKY, encoded by the coding sequence ATGGCATTAGTAACACCATTATCAGCAGAACACGATTTAGAAACAAAAGAATTAGCAGAATTTTTTAATGAAACCTTGGGTTTTTGTCCGAATTCGGTTTTAACTATGCAACGTAGACCCGCCATTTCTAAGGCTTTTATCAATTTGAATAAAGCAGTTATGGCAAATGAAGGAAAAGTTACTTCAGCCTTAAAAAGAATGATTGCTTGGGTTTCAAGTAACGCAACAGGTTGTAGATATTGCCAAGCACATGCAATTAGAGCTGCAGAACGTTATGGAGCAGAACAAGAGCAATTAGATAATATTTGGGAATATAAAACACATGCAGCGTTTTCTGATGCAGAAAGAGCCGCTTTAGACTTTTCTTTGGCGGCTTCTATGGTGCCAAATGCAGTTGATGCAAAAATTAAAGAAGAACTGTATAAATATTGGGACGAAGGTGAAATTGTAGAAATGTTAGGTGTAATTTCTCTCTTCGGATATTTAAACCGTTGGAACGATTCTATGGGAACAACTTTAGAGGAAGATGCAATAGATTCTGGAAATCAGTTTTTAGGAAAACATGGTTTTGAGGTTGGAAAACACGATGGTTCTAAGTATTAA
- a CDS encoding uracil-DNA glycosylase family protein encodes MQNLLSEIKQCTICEPHLDLGANPVVTGHKKSKIVIIGQAPGTKVHKSGIPWDDASGKQLRKWLNVSDEDFYNVENFAIVPMGFCYPGKGKTGDKPPRKECAPQWHKQLFDNMPNLEMIILIGMYAQKYYLKETAKRTLTETVDNYPEYLPKYFTLPHPSPRNRFWLTKNPWFEKNVIPELQKRVASVLS; translated from the coding sequence ATGCAAAACCTACTTTCAGAAATAAAACAATGTACCATTTGCGAACCTCATTTAGATTTGGGCGCAAATCCTGTTGTTACGGGTCATAAAAAATCTAAAATTGTAATTATTGGTCAAGCTCCCGGAACAAAAGTTCACAAATCTGGAATTCCGTGGGATGATGCCAGCGGAAAACAATTACGTAAATGGCTCAATGTTTCTGATGAAGATTTCTACAACGTAGAAAATTTTGCAATTGTACCTATGGGTTTTTGTTATCCTGGAAAAGGAAAAACTGGCGATAAACCTCCACGAAAAGAATGCGCTCCACAATGGCACAAACAATTGTTTGACAACATGCCAAATCTAGAAATGATTATTCTAATTGGAATGTATGCGCAAAAATATTACTTAAAAGAAACCGCTAAACGAACGCTTACGGAAACGGTAGATAACTATCCGGAATACTTGCCAAAGTACTTTACGCTTCCTCATCCTTCACCTAGAAATAGATTTTGGCTAACAAAAAATCCGTGGTTTGAAAAAAATGTAATTCCGGAATTGCAAAAAAGAGTCGCTTCAGTTTTAAGTTAA
- a CDS encoding HopJ type III effector protein, giving the protein MIIQEFKTKLKANPTSIVFAETMQVIEDNYTFTPTVFTNGGIKNNAGENSGSCKLFAFAKLQKLQKKEALFCFGEHYKNVLEDENGTSHQNIRNFMKSGFEGLSFESEALALKS; this is encoded by the coding sequence ATGATAATCCAAGAATTCAAAACCAAATTAAAAGCGAATCCAACTTCCATAGTATTTGCAGAAACCATGCAAGTAATTGAAGACAATTATACGTTTACGCCAACAGTTTTTACAAATGGAGGCATTAAAAACAATGCTGGAGAAAATTCAGGTTCTTGTAAGTTGTTTGCGTTTGCAAAGCTTCAAAAACTACAAAAAAAAGAAGCACTATTTTGTTTTGGTGAACATTATAAGAATGTTTTAGAAGACGAAAACGGAACAAGTCATCAAAATATTAGAAACTTTATGAAATCTGGTTTTGAAGGTTTGTCTTTTGAAAGTGAAGCTTTAGCTTTGAAAAGTTAG
- the rsmI gene encoding 16S rRNA (cytidine(1402)-2'-O)-methyltransferase, giving the protein MSKLYLVPTPIGNLEDITFRAIRVLKEVDFILAEDTRTSGKLLKHFEIATQMHSHHMHNEHKSIDGVLNRLKNGETCALISDAGTPAISDPGFLLTRACVQNNIEVECLPGATAFVPALVNSGLPNDKFVFEGFLPVKKGRQTRFLALAEETRTMIFYESPHKLVKTLGHFIEYFGADRQVSVSRELTKMFEETIRGTATEVLAYYTNKPPKGEIVVVVEGKK; this is encoded by the coding sequence ATGTCAAAATTATATTTAGTACCAACACCAATCGGAAATTTAGAAGACATTACTTTTAGAGCTATTAGAGTTTTAAAAGAAGTCGATTTTATTTTAGCAGAAGACACACGTACAAGCGGAAAACTCTTAAAACATTTTGAGATTGCTACGCAAATGCACAGTCATCATATGCACAATGAGCATAAATCTATTGACGGTGTTTTAAACCGATTAAAAAACGGAGAAACTTGCGCACTAATTTCTGATGCTGGAACTCCTGCAATTTCTGATCCTGGTTTTTTATTAACCAGAGCTTGTGTACAAAATAATATTGAAGTGGAATGTTTACCTGGCGCAACAGCTTTTGTACCTGCGTTGGTAAACTCTGGTTTGCCAAATGATAAGTTTGTTTTCGAAGGTTTTTTACCCGTAAAAAAAGGAAGACAAACGCGTTTTTTAGCGTTGGCAGAAGAAACTAGAACCATGATTTTTTACGAATCTCCTCATAAATTAGTGAAAACGTTAGGGCATTTTATAGAATATTTTGGAGCAGATAGACAAGTTTCAGTAAGTAGAGAACTCACAAAAATGTTTGAAGAAACCATTAGAGGAACTGCAACTGAGGTTTTAGCGTATTACACAAACAAACCTCCAAAAGGTGAAATTGTTGTAGTGGTTGAAGGGAAGAAGTAA